The Vicia villosa cultivar HV-30 ecotype Madison, WI unplaced genomic scaffold, Vvil1.0 ctg.000205F_1_1, whole genome shotgun sequence nucleotide sequence GACctattcaacatatatattttcaaccaaccccaacaaattttaagaaaatattcacTCATTTTCCTTTAGAATTTCATTTTCCTATTGAATTCCTTCCGAAAGAATTCCCTACATATTAATTCATATTGCATTCCCCTAAACTTGaaacaatatcataattaaaatGTTCATAGAGtgcttttaaaaaaattcagagAGAAAAAATCATAGAGGAATGGTTTTGTTATTCAATGATTATAAATTATGAGATATCATTATATATATACAAGTGTCAGTTGGACACAAAGTTTCtgaaaacaattcaaaaatatgTTAAAGGTTCGATTCAGTTAATCCATGATTGGAATCTTTCTCActaaatgaaattttatttatagtGTGTAAATTTGGTTCTCATTATGAATGATTTGATTCACATGAGAAATGAATCAATTTCCATGAAAATACCAAGAACGTATGATCTTAATGAAGAGCTATGATTCTATTCACACGAACGGATTCATGAACCGATTCATGCAAGTTATAATGGTGTTCAGATCCAGGTGGAATCAAATCAAACCGGATCATGATTAAGTTAGTTGAATTGATGCATGCAAGTTATAACGGTGTTCAGATGCAGGTGAAATCAAATCAAACTGGATTATGATTAAGTTAGTTGAATTGATTCATGATTTGTTTCTTTCAAGTCAGGAACTAACACAAAAAAATCATGATTTGATTCACTAAAAGACCATAATCGATTCATGTAAGTCAAAGACCAAAGAGTGAATCATGATTCGACTCGCATAAAATCTTGAATCAATTCATTGCAATTCAAAGACCATAAATTAAACATGATTAGATTTTCAGGATTTCTTGAGGTCAATTCAAAAGCTCATATTGCATGATAGTTTTAtgccaaaaaaaaatcatttttaaaacatGTGCATATGAGTTCATACCAATCTATAGGGTTACATACACAAAACAAAATAACCTAAAATCCTAGAGACATTACTCAAAATAACGTGCAAGTCCTACACCTAAAGATAAGAGCACACATGACACATCCACATATATTTGTGTGGAATTGCTCTAATGAAAGTGGGCATAAGAAATTTGGTGGCCTTGATATTGAGATGGTTAGATTCCAAAATGTGGCTCTCCTTTGCAAGTCAGGTTATGATATTCTTAACTCTACTACAACCGCATGTGTGTGTCGTTTCTTGGCTTCAACCTACCTTTGGCTTAATGGAAGTGTGTTCCTACAATCCAATTTGGATGGTTTATGAGAACTTATATGTGATCATACAGTCTTTTCAACATGGGTTCCTCAACGACATTAGTAGTGCTTGACACTATGAATGTGAAATGCACATTGACCATCTTTTTGCTCTTACATCATATTGAGTTCATCTAGTTCTCTAGGGATGTTGGACCTAAATTAAATCGATAAAAACTAAGTCCTTGTTTGATTCCACGTCCAACACCCTCTAACGCGCGTTTAGGGACTCTTTGGCCGTAAAAACAAAAAGTTACTAATAGTAGCTTCTACCTTGCCGTGATTTCCACTgcgattttgaattttttgaggCCTATCCAAATATATGCTAAGTTAAAGATTGGGCCTCTATACTTGGGCCATGTCCGAAACTACAACTTTTAAAACTAAATGGAATTCATTGTACTTTTTATACCCATATTTTATCATATTCACttaaatattctctttttttaagaaaaatcaaaatatttgatcCTTCAATTATGTTTGTTACAATTTTGATCCAATCCAAATCTTTTATCATAAAATGGCGAATTTGAGCCCAAATTTCTAATCTATAGATAAATATCCCTTTTTGAGGCCAAAAAATCAGATTAAGACCAAATtgaaataaaagtgataaaagattaaaaaaaaaatactatatttttaaataaatagaatCATTCTCATGAGCATGATAAAATAGAGGGTCAGAAGTATAATTAgaccatataaataaataaataaataaataaataaataaataaaactacaaCTATTTCTTAAAACAAAATCTATagctattaatatatttttaggaAAAAATAATAGAACAATTAATGTAACAGATTTATATGATATTTCCCCCTCTTGATCCATGGATTCCTGAAAGTTCATCTGCTATCAATAATGTGTATGTATAGTGTAAGAAAATAATTGACCGATTGCTGCTACTGTTACATTGTGATATCTAGATGCTTATTGCGACGAAACCGCGTGAATAACGACAGCGATATCAAATATATATACAGGTTTTttgactaaaataaataaaatacaataatttttCAAGAATTATCTCTTACTTTTTCTCATCTCGTATTAACTCGTAACTCTTATAATTCGGTCGATAATAATCTGAAACGAAAAGCAAAACATTAGCAGAAAACAACGATAGAACATCATCGCGTGACATATGATCCAGTCAATGAATAAGATTGACTGAATGTTAGAGATGCAGTTGATAATAGATTCAAAGAGACGACAACGAACTTGATTAACATTTTGCAATTTCAATGATCGTTTTGAAATATTGATCATTTTGAGTATCATAAAAGTAATTCAAATTCGATACAAAATTACGTACCTTATATAGCCGTTGGTGTGACACAATCTATGTAGAAGCTGAACTTGGTGCTCCGAGTACTTGCAAAAGAAACCGCGCTGCGAGTCGTTGAGTGATCCCGCCTACAACACGACCCCCAAGTTTACGAGCCTCGGGTTGCTGAATGACCTGTTCATATTTACAATATTTCAATAAAATCAAAGCGGAAAAAGTTTCTATCCAATTCTACTACAATGTTGTAAAACGCAAATGCTGTTTCTTACCTGAAGTAGCGGTAGCAAAATCGACGGATCAAAATCATTAGAGGATTGCAAAAGTCTCCATATCCTAATAACTTGATCTCTAAGCTCTATCATGTTTTGCCGTTCGGTTTCTGACGTCAAAAGTGGCTCCTTTGCAGAACCATTTAAGACAAGGGTCTTCAAAAAGGCGGGAACATACTGGTATGTGTCGGAAATCGTGCCGAGAGTGAAAGCTTCGGATACACGAACGGCTTCTTTGATAACTAGATTCCTTAGAACTTCACCGTCAGGACTCAACAATACTTTCAGGGCAGGTTGTAAAGCTTCTTTAGCGGAGAAATCTCGATCTTTTCTTCCCTGAACTAGAAGGTTTTCGAGCCTATTCCACCTGAACTTGCCATCCTTGAAAAGCAACTCAATAAGAGCATCCCTTAGATATGGATTTGGATCTGTTAGGAGCCTTTTAGCAAAATATGGATATGATGCCGCAAGCACCTTAAAATTTGGATCGGCGTATAGTGCTAAACCTTCTAAAACTGTCAGAGACCTTAATATCAATGCATAGTATGCCGGAACTGTCAACAGAAGAaggaaataacaacaaaaaaacgaATCAGATTCTGCAAGAAAATATATCGAGACAACTACATCGTATGTTACATTGATACTTCAAAATCAAGGTGTATCCGACACCAACACTGACACATCAGATTGAAGGCGTGTCGTCGGACACCAACACTGACACTTAAGATTCAAGGCGTGCCCGACACCAACACTGACACTTGTGTTACATACAATCATTTCTATTTTTCTCAAATTATTATTGATGTCTATGTGTCGATGTAGACACCGTCTCCAATGTTTGTGTCGGTATAGACTGCATCGGTCCTCtaatattgaaaatgaaaaattggAAAATGGTTGGTCATCGAAAAGCATAACATTATCTTACCATTGAATGGATATTGATACAAAACGTTTCCGAGACCATCCACAATTGTCTTGAAGTTAAGCTCGCTAACAGTATAATCAAGTGCATCGTCAAAAAAGTTTCGAAGTGCGGGAACAATCGGAGACACGTCAACATCCCTAGATAAGAAATCAAGAGCATAGTAGTCTTGAGCCATAGCTTCGTAATCTCGATTAACCAAGTGAACAACGTGACCAATTATCGCATATCTTGCTTCTTCTGGAGTCTCACTCATCATCCCGAAATCAAGAAAAGCAAGTTTTCCCTCAGGTGTAGCCAAAAGATTACCAGGATGAGGATCCGCATGGAAATACCCGTACTCGAGAAGTTGTCTGAGACTGCACTGTATGCCGGTGTTTACCAGATCCAACACATTTAGTCCCTGCCTCTCAATTGCTTCTTGCTCGTTAAGTTTTACACCATCAACCCAATCGATCGTTAGCACCTTCGCACTCGTATAGTCCCAGAAAACATCGGGAACTTAAATTTCTTCCTTGTCGGCATACAATTTTTTGAATCTCTTCGCATTTTTTCCCTCCTGCAGGAACCTGTCAAAATTAACattcaatccccaaaagaaaaatcttaaataaattcaaaaatatgtaGCTTTATTCATCAACATACAAGGCACCTCCGTAGCACCAACACCTCTGAAACAAGGTGTGTCTGTATCAGTGTCCAAAAGCGACAGTGACACTTGTGATTACCGGTGTCGAAGTGACAGTATCAGTGTCGTGTTTCCAGTGTCTGTGCTTCATAGCGAGGCACACATCACCCAGGGAAGATTTGAATAACACATGAAAAGAATAAAGATTTCGGCATTTGACAAAAGAACTAACCTGCACATAGTTGAGCTCTTGAAAGACTCGACAAGCAAACTCGTCGATAAGTGCAACAACATCAGTTGTGATTCGGTCCACGTATTTATTTATTAGAAACCCTAAACCTCTTATAAGGTAGAAGTCCAATCCAATAGCTTCTTCAATCCCCGGGCGTTGCACCTTGACCGCAACAACTTTGCCAGAGTTCTTTAACTGAGCTTTATAAACCTGACCTAAACTAGCAGCGGCTATAGGCGAAGGAGATATCGTAGAAAAAATTGAGTCGAGAGATAATCCTAATTCCCTCTCAATGCATTCAAAGGCGTCGTCATCGGGAAATGTCGGCAAACCATCCTGGTAAAGATAAAACACATAAATTAAATAGTCAAGTCAAGGGCTCGCTAATCTTATACTGCATATCAAAACCAAAACCAGTTACTGAACCGATAAAGTTTCTACTCAAAACCTTGGTGTGTGTTTGGTTCTGCGTTaacaaaaattgattttaaatgaattaacTCTATAAAAATTGATTGTAATTGAAATAGAGTTGActgtaaagtgatttatgtttgataCATTCATGTAAGAAAGGCTTGAACGATAAATTTGATGCTAAAATTCAATTGCAGAGGCAAAAACTCCAAATTTTAGCTTCAAGTTAGAATCAATAATCCTCGCGAACATTCAAACATATCAAAAACTCTACACATCTGGAATCAGTTTTTCCTTCTCCGAAAGTGAAAGATGAGAAGTCCAGATTGCGGAAAGTCCTTCACATTACAGTAGAATCTAAAAACAACACTAGTGTGTGTTTGGTTTTGCGGTGAAGACAACtgattttgagtgaattgattCTATAAAATTGATTCTAACTAAAAGTGAGTTGAAGATAATGTGATTTATATTTGGATAAATTATTGCAAAAGTCACCTGAACAGGAAATTTCAGTGGAAATATCACATTTaaactcaaaattcaaaatcctagcttcaagtagaatcagtCTGTGTTTGGCAAAGCAGTGAGTCACCGCTACCTTCCATTCAGAGTACTTTACACCGTGTTTTCGTGAAGCTGCTAATGCTAGCTTCAACCTACCGCACGGTCACACCGTGATTTCTACTTAATACCAAACAGAGGCTCAATTCTAAAAGACATAATTTCTACTCGAGAACAACCaaacatgtcaaaatcaattctactcgtCCAGAATCAATTTTGGAGGCTCCAAACATGAAACCAAACATACACTCTAatctaatcaaataaaaataaaccaaaaGGGAAAGAATTCAATACTTGAAGTTCTGAAAGCTCCTCAAGATACTCAATTGGACAAATATCAGGTCTAGTAGACAACCCTTGACCCAATTTGACAAAAGTTGGTCCAAGCTTAGTGAAAATAGTCCTAAGCTCAATAGCACGAACCCTCTTATTCTTATCACCAACTCCATTCCTTTGCTCCCACAATAGCTTCAACCCAAAAGACCCCAAACTAAACACAATCTCAAATGCCCTTCCAACAACCTACACAACAAACCCAACAAAAACCAAAAGAGGGTCAAATCAATTCACAAAAACAAAGCAAACCCACAAAAGATAACCACAAAAAGATTCAAACTTTGGCAAAATTAGAACAAAACCTTGAAGGGTTTTGAACCATATCTTGAGGCAACAAGTTCGGGAGTGTAAACAGAAGCATTAACAGCACGAGCCATGGCTTTTGTCTCAGCTTGAATGTCATCAGCACGATCAATTGGAAGAGAAGGAACCTCGAGGGAATTTGGTGATGGTTTGGCTTCAACCAAAGCAGCACGAAACTGTGGATTCAATGAGGTTAATCTTGATTTGAAAGAGAGTGAAATGGGAATTGAGCTACGAGGAGGCCATGAAGGTATGGTGGAAGAAGGTAACATAGCTACAGCTACCATTGTAGTTATGGTTGGTTGGTTAgttgaagaagagagaaaaaatgaTGAAGTTTGTGAGATAAAATTGGAAATTGTTAATagaaaaaaatggtaaaaaaaatatgggttaaatatgttttttgtccctataaataagtcaaaattcaattttagtccctataaaattttcattcaaagaatggtcctcttaAATTTTTCGTCCCCATTTTTAGTCCTTGCCGTCTATTTGCTCTAACGGAAGcagacgtggcacgccacgtgttaCGCCACGTCACTAAAAGTCAACACTATAAAAAAATGTTAGATTGCGGGGGTTTAAACCTCcctaaatttgatattttttttaaaattgttacaTTCCAATTTTTTCTTACCTACAAATATCAGTATTAATTAAAGTCTTGATTCATATATTCCCGTTCTTCTTCACACTACAATAAAATAATAGATTAACTACCAAATTTTactacaaattatttttatagttgattttaagttaaaaaaCATCTATTTAACTCGaattaaatatcaaataataaaacCCTAAACCTACTAGTActtaaattaattagaaaataaatattCATGAAACTTTTTTCCATGGAATATGATATGAGAAGAGACATTCATAATTATTGAGTTGCACCTGGGGGTGGAAGCTGGTGTTGATGGTGACAAAGATGAAGCGGCAATTGCATTGGCAATTGTTGAAGCTGTTGATGCTGATGCTGATGCTGTTGTTGCTGCTGATGCTGatgatgttgttgctgttgtggtgggcgctttcttttcttcttcttgtaGCTTATACCTCTTGCTTTCGATTGAAGATCACGAACTTCGCGAAGGTAAAGCCTAACAGCTCTTGCACCAAATGGATTTGTGTCTGGTTTTCCTCCATTCTCTTCAAAAGCTGCTCTTAATCGACCTATCAGTGCATCAAGGCTTCCCCAAGCTTGTCTTAATGGACATGGACATGGTGCTGGGGGTTTGGGTGGCCATAGAATGGACAAATTGGTGTGTGCACTTTTGTTTTGCCAAATTGATCCAAGTACCTGCATCAAAATATTAACAAATTCAACCAAAAAAATCAACATATTTCAATAACCCTAGAGGCTAGATCTCTTTCAATTTCTCAGTTCATTCTTCTTGAATACTCCTTGAAGTAGAAGTTGCATGAGTATAAACTAGTTGAAAAAAATGGCATGTATAGAAGAAGCTTCATAAACAACGAAAGATCATACCCTAGTTTGAAgaaaatattatgtttttttatcaaAGAATAAGAGAAAAAATTGCATGAGTATAAACTAGTTTTTTTTATCAAAGAATAAGAGATGAATTTATGAAGGAAGGTAAATGTTCCGTCATTTTATTGTTGTTTCCTACCTTGTTTAATGCAGGCCATGGACCGCTTTCGTGAAAAGGAAAATGGCATACTTGTTGCAACAGATGTTGCTGCAAGAGGTCTTGATATACCCAGTATTAAAACTGTTGTCCATTATCAGCTTCCACATTCAGCAGAGGTAAGCCAACTCCTTGCTTCTTCCATCcatatatttattattcataCACATACATACGCATAAGTATGTACATTTATAAAACTTATTTCATAGAACTGGAAGAACAGCTAGAGCTTCTGCTGAAGGTTGTAGCATTGCTTTAATCTCCCCAAAAGATACAGGACGTGTAGAAATCATTTATCCGCCGTGGTGATTACAGTAGGCATGTGTATTGTAATTTTTATATCACTGAGTTTCATGCAGTTAGTTAAGGATTGATCATTCTCTTATTCTCATATTCAATGAGTTAATCTGTTCCTTTCTTGAGTAGTTATTCTCATTCAAGAATGATCTTGATAGAGCAAAGTTTTAATTATAGAACAGAATTAACGGCTAATGAAAATGGATGAAGAATTTACTGATTATTGTAAAAATATATGTAAAGAATGGAACTTGGATGAATGTCAACTAAACTTTGGCACAAAACTCTGGTTAAAAACTATAGCTAACAAGGACAAAACCAAACCAAAGCAAATTTAGCACATGAAGCAAAATGAAATCATTTAGCAAGGATAACATAACCATACTGAGAGGTTTACTTCACTCCAATCCACTTTTGGAGTTTGATTCTTGCCTTTCAAGGCTGGTGATCAGTGTAAAACACAAATTGTCTTATGTTTACTCTTTCATACCAAAAAGGAAAAATATGAATCTGTTTCGCTGACAGTAGTGTTCTGGCAGTGTTCACTACTTTTACGATTTCCTTTTTGCCACCCACTCTgttgaaaaaaatattgaatttttaatGCAAACTCCCATTATAGTAAACAAACAATCAATAGGTAAATTTGTTTCTTTCTCTTCATTGTTCTTAAAGTATATAAAACAGTTAAATACTTTTGTTTTTTCCATCTGTGGAAGTGAGTGATCTCTTTGAAATGAGCACATTAAAGATATATAGGCAGCAGGAAGGACACTGCAAATTCTACCACTTTATATCTTTGG carries:
- the LOC131625328 gene encoding protein LIGHT-DEPENDENT SHORT HYPOCOTYLS 3-like, which translates into the protein MQLLLQGVLGSIWQNKSAHTNLSILWPPKPPAPCPCPLRQAWGSLDALIGRLRAAFEENGGKPDTNPFGARAVRLYLREVRDLQSKARGISYKKKKRKRPPQQQQHHQHQQQQQHQHQHQQLQQLPMQLPLHLCHHQHQLPPPGATQ